GTGTCGCGCAACACGGATTTCCCGACGATTTCCTGGCCGCGGGCCGAGGCGATCCAAAGGGCGCAGACGAGCTGCGCGGTGGTGTCGGTTTCGGCGTTCGACGCCCGCACCTTGACCGGTGTCGGCGAACCCACGCAGTTGACGCTCACGCGGGCGGCGCCGGAATCTCACGCGCGAAGAAAGCGTCGCGGGCGGGGCGAACGCGATCATGCTGAGTCACAAAATTTGGCAGACTCGTTTTGGTGGACGCGATGATGTGGTCGGCACGACGATCCGTCTCGGCGGCGCTGCCTACCAAGTGATCGGCGTGCTGCCACCGCTGGGACGTCCTTTCGCGGAGGTGGACGGTGTCGTCGGAAAACCGCTCGAGCTGTCGGATGCGACGCCGCAACAGATCCAAAACGGCGTGGGCTACTTCGAAATCTACGCCCGATTGCGGCCGGGCGTGACGCTCGAGCAGGCGAATGAGGAATTGCGCACGATCGCGGCTAACGATGCGCGGGAGCAACCGGCGCGCGCGGATGCGGAGAACGTGAACGCGTATCACGAAGTGATCGACGACGTGGCGGGGGATCTCCGCCCGGCTTTCTACGCGCTGCTCGGCGCGGTCGTGGCGGTGCTGCTGATCGCGTGCGCCAACAACAGCCTACACCGTCGAAGGACAACCGGTGCGGCCGGCGGCGCAGCGCGGTCGCGCGGCGATGACGATGATCGCGCAATGGGCGGAGGCTGGCGATCCGGCCGCGGCGCGCGATCCAGCGGCGTTGCAGGCGGTGATGCGTCAAGCCGTGGCGAGCGTCGATCCGCAGCAGGCGATTTCGTATTTCTACACGTTGGATTTTCTGCGCGAGCGGGCGATGGGCGGGCTGCGCCTCGTGGCGGTGGGGTTGTTGCTTGGGTTGGCCGGTGCGATGGCGGCCTCGCGGGCGATCCGCAGCTTGTTGGTCGATGTGCCGGCTTTTGATGCAGGCATATATTTGGCGGCGGCGGGGCTGTTCGGCGCGGTGGCTTTGGTGGCGTGTCTCGTGCCGGCGTTGCGGGCGTCGCGGGTGGATCCGATCGTGGCCTTGCGCAACGAGTGAGGCGGGCAGGGCGGCAAAACAAAGCCCCGCGGTAAGGCGGGGCTCGGTGGGTCAGGCGCGCGAAAGGCGCTGGGGCGAAGTGTGGCTGCCGCTCAGGTCGTCGGCGGGAGCGGGTTCTGGTTTTGCGGGGAAGTCGCGGGCGGTTGCTGCGCGAGTTCGGAGACGTCCTTGTGGATCGCGGGGCCGTCTTTCTTCTGCATCTGCGCGGCGACTTCGGGCGAGTTCACCGTCGCGATGGCGATGGCGGCGGCGGTGGGAACGACGCGGCGGAGAGTGTTGATCTCCTCCTGCACGGAAGAAATGGAGACGCGGCGGATGGTGTCGGCGTGGGCGTTGCGCTCGGCTTCCTCGTAGATGGATTTCGGGACGGACTTGAGGCCCCAGATGAAGCCGGTGAGTGAGAGGGCCTTCAGGCCGTAGTAGGTGGGATCGATTTCCCACCAATAGAAACCGTTGCGCGTGGAGGATTGGTAGCGGTGGTGGTTGTTGTGCCAGCCTTCGCCGAGGCAGACGATCGCGAGGATGAAACTGTTGCGCGAGTCGTCGGTGGTGTGGAAGCGGCGCTTGCCCCAGAGATGGGTGAAGGAGTTGATCGACGCGGTGCCGTGGAAGAGGGCGGTGGTGCTGATGAAGAAGCCCCAGACGAGGAGTTGTGAAGCGCTGGTGCCCAGCGAGGGCGCGACGGTCTCGAGCAGCGCGCCGAGGCCAAACAGGCCGAGCGCGAAGAGCACGGGGACCACGATGTCGAAGCGGTTCAGCCAGACGAGCTCGGGGTATTTGGTGAGGTCCTTGACCTTCGAGTAGTCGGTGGGGAAGTTGCGCTTCGAGGTGATCCAACCGATGTGCGACCAGAGGAAGCCGTGGACGTGCGGCGAGTGGGCGTCTTCCTCGTCGTCGGAGTGCAGGTGGTGGTGGCGGTGGTGATAGGCCCACCAGAGCGGACCGCGCTGGACGGTGGTGCCTGCCCAGAGCGCGAGGAGGAATTGGCCAAAGCGCGACGTGCTGTAGGTTTTGTGCGAGAAGTAGCGGTGCAGGATGCCGGTGACGGCAAACATGCGCACGACGTAGAGGAACACCGCGGTCCAGACGGCGAACCAGCTCCAGCCCACCCAGATCACTCCGAGGCAGCCGAGGTGGAGCACGATGAACGGAATGCAGCGGACGAGGTTCACGCCGTCCGGCTGGGCGCGGATGGCTTCGGGGGATTCAAGGGTGTAGTCGGAATCGACCCACTGAACGAGCGAGGCGCCGAAGCGGCGGAGAGAAGCGAGAGGAGATGACACGAGACGGAGACGAGAGGTTGAATCCGGACGGAAGCTCCACCTCACGGTGGGCGCAAGCGCCCAATGCGAGCAGCGGAGATTTTGTTGCTGGTTTCTACGTGTCGCTCAGAGGCACGAAGGCAAAAAGAAAGCCGCCTCCGAGGAGGCGGCTGAAAGTGAAATCGCTGACGCGAAGCGGTGTCGATCAGCGCGGGCTGGCCGAACCTTGGTTGACCGGCTGCTCGGCCGGCTGCTGCTGCTGCTGGTCCTGGTCCTGCTGCTGCTGCTGCCCCGCATCGTTGCCCTGCTGCTGCTGCGTATTCTGCTGGGTGGCCTGCGCGACTTGCTGAGTGACACTCGGAGCTGCGGCCACAACGACGGGGTTTAGCGAAATGGCGGTGGCGCTTTGGGTGATAGCGTTCGCGATAGCCGGAGCGGCGGCCTGAACGGCGGGCGAGGCAGCAACGGTAGCGGTGCTCACCGCAATTTGCGCAGCCGTTGCGGGCGCAGCGGCGATGACGTTCGGTTGCGAAGCGACAGAGACCGCGGATTGTGCCACTTGGGCGGCGACCTGCGGAGCAGCGGCGGAGACGGTGGGGTTGGCCACGATCGAGGCGGCCGAGGCGGCGAGGCTGGCCGCTTGGGCGGGATTCGAGGCGGCCAGCGTGGTGGCGATCTGCGCCACTGTTTGGGCGAGGGCGGCGGCGGCGGCAGGTGTGGCCGTGTTGGCGGCTTGCGCGACGGCTTGGCCGATTTGGGCGGCCAGCGCGGGATTGGTGCGCGCCAGAGCCGCGAGCGCTGGGGCATTACCCGTGGCGATGGCCCGCTGGACCTGAGCCGCGAGCGGGGGCGGCAGAGCTTGGTTTGACCGGGGCGGCGCTCCAATATCCGGTGGCGGCGTGCCCTGGGCGAACGAATTGACGGAGGAAAGAACCAAACCGGCGGCGACGCCGAGGATCGAGAGTGTGCGTGTGAGTTTCATGGTCAGCGAGTGGGTCAACGTCGGATTCAATGACGAAAGGTTAGGAAGAACAAAAGCAAATTCTTTGCCCGCTTGGACATAGTTAGCTCTCCGGCTCAGTGGCGACGAGCAGGGAGAGCAAAGCGAGGATGATAACGGACACTAACATGACGGGTGTTTCGGTGCTGATTCAGAGCGACTTGAGCAGGATTTGTTCCTGCGCTCGCCGCTTGTGACGCGTGGAAGGGTCTGAATGGAGGCGGAGTGGTCGCGTGCGCAAGCAAATCGTGCGTCCTCCCAGTCCAATGGCCCATGTTACCAAACATCGCTGGCGTTTTCGGGTCTGTTGGCTCATCTTCGGCGCATGAAAGCTTTGCGCCCACTCCTAATCCTCGCGGGAGCGCTTTGCGGCACGTTGGCCTTCGCCGCCGAAAAGACCTCCACGCCGTCGCCCGTCGAAGTCACCTTCCAGAATCCGGCGGAATTTTCCGATTTCACCGACAGCTCGACATCGCGCGATTCCGGGCAGGAACATCTGATGGATCAGATGCGCGCCCACTTGCAGGATCGGGCTGCGGCTCGCCTCGCGCCGGGCCAGAAGCTCCAAATCAAATTCACGAACGTCGATCTTGCCGGCGATTTTGAGCCGTGGCGCGGTCCGCAGATGAACGACATCCGCATCGTGAAGGACCTCTATCCCCCGCGGGCTACGATCGAGTTCAAGCTGATCAACGCCGACGGCTCGATCGCGGCCCAGGGCGAACGCAAACTCCAGAATCTCGGTTTCCTGATGAGTTCGCCGTTCCCGCGCGACGATTCGCTGCGTTGGGACAAGGATATGCTGAACGACTGGCTCGCGCAGGAATTCCCGCGCAAGAAGTAACCGCGCGGCCGGTTGTGCTTTTTAAATCTTTGAGCGCCGCATGAAGCGGCGCTCTTTCGTTTTGGAGAACGGAGCACGCCTCGCCGGGCGCAGGAAAGTTGGCTTAACGTCTTCGCGGCAAGGGTCTAAAGGTCCGGCGTCCGGAATTGCCCTTGCGTTTACGCCCAGACCGTGGACTGTTCCCGCCGTTCGTTTAGAGTTTTCGAGTTAGATGACAGGATCTGGTGAGTCGTTGGCTGAGCTGCTTGGCTTAAGTGATGATTTGAAACCCACAGTGGGAACGGACTGGCAGCAGACGAGAGCCCTCAACGACATCATCACATGAGCAACTCCAAACTCTACGTCGGTAACCTCTCGTTCCAGACCACCGAAGAAGAACTGCGCGCTCACTTCGAGCAGTTCGGCGCCGTCACCGACATCTATGTCGCGATGGACAAGTTCACGGGCCGCCCGCGCGGCTTCGCGTTCGTGACCATGGGCACGCCGGAAGAGGCGAAGGCCGCCATCGAGAAGACCAACGGTGTCCAACTCGGCGGTCGCGCCCTCCAGGTCAATGAAGCCCGTCCGAAGGAAGACCGTCCGGCTGGCGGCGGCTTCGGCGGCGGCGGCGAGCGTCGCGGCTTCGGCGGCGGCGGTCGCGGTGGCTTCGGCGGTGGCCGTGGCGGCCGCGGCGGCGACCGTGGCGATCGCGGTGGCTTCGGTGGCGGTCGCGACCGTTACTAAGCCGTCTCGTTTGCGCCTCGCAAACTGACTGATTTTCGGGGCGGAGCCCAAGCGGCTCCGCCCTTTTGTTTTTTCCGGGCGAGTCACTCATCCGCTAGTTCGCTAGTCGTCGCCGCATTTATCATCCGCGTGTGCGAGCCCCAAGCTCGTCGCGCCCCTCGCGGGTTCCGCGCTCATCGCGGCCGCGTTTTCCATTTTAGCGTCGATCTGTGCGCGACAGTGGTTCGTTCCTCTCATGCCTTTTAAAGCTCTCAATCTCTCCGAGTCCGTCCTCCGCGGCATCCAAGCCGCCGGCTACACCGACCCGACTCCCATCCAACTCCGCGCGATTCCCGTCGTGCTCGGCGGCGGCGACCTCATCGGCTCGGCCCAGACCGGCACCGGCAAGACCGCGGCCTTCGCGCTTCCGATCCTCTCGCGCCTCGAAAAACACGCCGCCAAGCCGCGCGTGCTCGTGCTCGAGCCCACGCGCGAACTCGCCGCGCAAGTCGAGACCGCGTTCCGAGATTTCGCGCGCTTCACCGATCTCCGCACCGTCGCCGTCTTCGGCGGCGTCGGCTACGGCCTCCAACGCAGCGAACTGCGCAAAGGCGTCGACGTCATCTGCGCCACGCCCGGCCGCCTCATGGATTACGTGAAGGACGGTTCGATCAACCTGCGCGACATCCAGATTCTCGTCCTCGACGAAGTCGACCGCATGCTCGACATGGGCTTCCTGCCCGTCGTGAAGGACATCATCAGCCGCTGCCCGCGCGAGCGGCAGACGCTGTTCTTCTCCGCGACCGTTCCGCCTGAAATCCAGGCCGTCGCGTCCTTCGCTCTGCGCAATCCGGCGCGCGTTGAAGTCGGCGTGAACCGCTCGGTCAACCGCTCGATCAATCACGCACTCTATCCCGTCGCGCTCGCGCAGAAGTTCGACCTCCTAGTTGCGCTCCTCGCGAAAACCGATTTCGACAGCGTGCTCGTCTTCTCGCGCACGAAGCACGGCGCCGACAAGATCGCCCGCAAGCTCAAGGCCGCGAACCACAGCGTCGCCGTCCTCCACGCGAACCGCTCGCAGAACCAGCGCATCGAGGCACTCGCCGGCTTCAAGTCCGGCAAATACGAGGTGATGGTCGCGACCGACATCGCCGCGCGCGGCATCGACGTCGCCGGCGTCACGCACGTCATCAATTACGACGTCCCGGAAAATCCCGAGGACTATGTCCACCGCATCGGCCGCACCGGCCGCGCGCAGGCCGTCGGCGACGCGTTCACGCTCGTCACGCCGGAAAACGCCGACGACATCCGCGACATCCAGCGCTTCATCGGCCAAAAGATCCCCGAGCTTCGCCTCGAGGGCTTCGATTACCTGCCGTTCGGCGTCGCGCAGCCCAAGCAGCCGCGCGGTCAGCACGGCGGTGGCGGCCATCGCAACGGCGGCCATCGTGGGGGTGGTGGCGGCGGTGGCGGTGGCGGTCAGCGCGGTGGCTTTCGCGGCGGACGCGGTGGCGGTCACCCGAACCGCGACAGCAACGGCGGCAAAGTCGGCTTCAGCTTCCGCGGGCGCCGCTGAGGCGCGCGGACATCTTTGCGAATCACGAGGCGCACTTCGGTGCGCCTTTTTTGCGCGTGGACGAAGCTTGCCCGGCGACGCGGCAGGCTGTTCTGCTCGCCGGCCCCACCGGTCATGCCCGCTTCCGTCGCCGCAGTCCAAAAACACCTCGCGCGCCTCGCGGCGTGTCGCGCTTGCCCGCGCATGCACAAACCCGTGGTCGTCGGGCGCCCCGTGGCCTCGCGCATCCTGCTCGTCGGCCAGGCGCCCGGCGACAAGGAGCCCGTCCTCGGCCGACCCTTCGCGTGGACCGCCGGCAAGACGCTCTTCAAGTGGTTTAACGAAGCGCTCGGCTGGACCGAAGACGAGACGCGCGACCGCATCTACTTCGCGGCGATGTGCCGCTGTTTCCCCGGCAAAAAAGCCACCGGCGGCGACCGCGTGCCCGACGAAGACGAGATCGCTGCTTGCGGACGCTGGCTCGATGCGGAACTCGACCTCCTCGAGCCCGCGCTCGTGCTCCCCGTCGGCAAGCTCGCCATCACGCGCTTCCTGCCGCCCGCGCCGTTGAACGACATCATCGGAAAGAAATTCCGCATCGAGCACCGCGGCCGCGCGCTCGATTGCATCCCGCTGCCGCACCCGAGCGGCGCCTCGCCTTGGCACCGCATGGAGCCCGGCAAAACGCTCCTCCGCCAGGCGCTCGCGCAGGTGGCGAAACACCCCGCGATTCGCGCCTGCGTGTAACCCGGGGTTTTCGGTTGCGTCGTCTGGAGCGCGACGCTGTGTTGCGCGCACTATTTTCATGAAGTTTCGGTTCCGGCTTTTGCTCCTCCCACTGCTCGCGCTGACGTCGCTCGCGCTCGCGAAAACCAAGGCGACCACGCACGCCACGCCGTCGCCCGGCAGCTATGCCGGCGCCATCGTGATCGACGCCGCCACCGGCCAGGCGATTTGGGAAGACAGCGCCGACGTGGCCAACCCGCCCGCGAGCATGACGAAGCTCATGACCTTCGCCGTGCTGCACGACAAACTAGCCGACGGCTCGCTCACGCTCCAGACGATGGTGCAAGTCGACGCGTCCGACGCCAAAATGGGCGGCACGCAGGTCTATCTCGATCCGCGCGAGCAATTCACAGTCGAAGAGCTCATCTACGCGATGATGATCCAGTCCGCCAACGACGCCGCGCACGCGCTCGCGCGCACTGCCGCCGGCTCCGTCGAGGGCTTCGTCGAGCAGATGAACGCCAAGGCGCGCAGCCTCGGCATGAACAGCACGACGTTCCGCTCGCCGCACGGCTTGCCGCCGCCGAGCCGCCGCGTCAGCGAGGGCGACCTCTCGACGCCGCGCGACTTCGCCAAGCTCTGCCGCTACCTCGTGCAGAACACCGACGTCCTGAAATACACTTCGGTTCGCGAGCGCGCCTTCGCCCCCGCGCGCGCGAAGGGTCCGGTCGTGATGATCAACCATAACAAGCTTCTCGGCAAAATCGCCGGCGTGGACGGTCTCAAAACGGGCTACACCGAGGCCGCCGGCTACTGCCTCAGCGCCACCGCCGAGCGCAACGGCCGTCGCATCGTCGCCGTGATCATGGGCTCGTTCGGCCCGAACCGCTCGGTCGACAAGGGCCGCGCGCGCGACCTGAAGATGATCGAGCTGATCGATCGCGCCTTCGCCAATCTGCCGCCGAAGCCGGTGGATTTGGGCGCCGCGGGCGCGCCCGCGGCGCATCCCGCCGCCAGCGCCTCCGCTGCCGATACCATGCCCACCGTCAAGACCGCCGCGGTTCCCGCCGCGCCGGCCACCCCGGCCGCGCATGCGTCGAACGATGATTCCTCGACGGCGAAGGAACCGGCGGTAGTCTTCCGCGTCATTACTCCTGCCACTTCGCCGAAGAAACCATGAGCCCCGTCGTCCGCCGTCTCGTTTTCGTTTTTGCCAGCTTCGTTCTCCTGAGCGGTTCGCCGCTGTTCGCCCAGCGCGAGCGACTGCCGGTCGAGGACCTCGAAGTGGTCGAGAGCCGCTGGCCCAACGCCAAGAAGACCTCCACCGGCCTCCGCTACATCGTCCTCAAGGAAGGCGACCCAAAGAGCGCGACTCCGCAGGCTGGCGATCGCGCCGCGGTGCTCTACAAGGGCATGCTGCTCGATGGGACCGTCTTCGACCAATCGCTCGATCCCGCGCACGCCTTCAAGCCGCGCGTCGGTCGCGACGAGTTGATCCCGGCCTGGGATCAGGCGCTCACGCGCATGCACAAGGGCGACAAGTGGCTCCTGATCGTGCCCTACGAACTCGGCTACGGCACCCGCGGCAACCCGCCGAAAATCCCGAAGCGCGCGACGCTCGTGTTCGAGATGGAGCTGCTCGATTTCGGCAAGGACCTGCCGTTGAACTGAGTCTCGCGCGCCGCGCGAGCCCACGAAAAAGCGCCGGTGTTTCGCCGGCGCTTGTTTTTTGTCCGAAGGCAGGAGCGGGCGCGTGCGCCGCTCACTTCATCATCTCTTCCAGCAACGGGCGCATGGCGTCGGCCCAGATTTGGTAGCCGGCGGCGTTCGGGTGCAGCTGGTCGGGCATGATGGCGTCGGGGATCTTGCCGTCGGCGCCGAGGAATTTCGCGCCGATGTCGAGGAAGCGGACGTTCTTCCCGTCGTCGAGCTTGGCGAGGATCGTGTTGGCCTCGTGGATGGTCTGCATCCGTTTCACGGCGTCGTCGACGATCTTGCCGTCCTTGTCCTTGCGCGGGCCGCGGGGGAAGATGGCGAGCAGCAGCACCTTCGCCTCCGGGATATTGGCGCGGATGAGTTCGACGATCTTCGTGTCGGCGGCGGCGATTTGCTCGCTCGTGTGGTCGCCGGAGTTGTTCGTGCCGAGCATCAGCACCACGACTTTCGGCTTCACGCCCTTCAGCACGCCGTCCTCGATGCGCCAGATGACGTGTTCGGTGCGGTCGCCGCCGATGCCGAAGTTGGCCGCCTGGAATTTCTCGTAGTTGGCCTTCCAGACCTCGGGCGCCTTGCCCCAGCCCTCGGTGATCGAGTCGCCGAGGAAGAGCAGCTGCATCGGCTCCTTGGCGCGCTTCAGGTGCTGCGCGTGCAGTTCGTAGAAGCGGGCGTTGCCGCGTTTGGGCGCGCCGACGCTGGGATCGTAGGCGCGGGCGAGCGGGGCGAGGGTGGTGAGCGCGGCCGCGGCGAGCGCGACCGTCAGGACGAGACGGCGGACGGGGTTTTTCATATCAGCGGACAAGACGCTGGAGCGGGCGACGCGGTCACCGCAAGCCCGCGCGCGTCGGACGGTCGGGCCGCGTCAGCCGAAGAGCGCCTTGCGCTGCGACCAGAAACTGTCGGCCGTGTAGCAGGCGAGCCCGCACCAAATCAGCCCGAACGAGACGGCGCGCAGGGCGTCGAAGGTCTCGTGATAGACGAGCCAGCCGAGCAGGAAGGCGAGCGAAGGCCCGATGTATTGCAGCAGTCCGAGCGTGGTGAGCCGGATGCGCACGGCGCCGTAGGCGAACCACACGAGCGGGATTGCGGTGATCCAGCCGGAGCAGAGCACGAGGACGTGATCGCGCGCGCTCACGTGCCCGAGTGCGCCTTTCCCCTGCGCCGCGAGCCAGATCAAGTAGCCCGCCGTAAGCGGCAGGTAGAGCAGCGTCTCGACCGTCAGGCCATCGAGCGCGCCCATGGGAGATTTTTTCCGGATGAGGCCGTAGCCGCTCCACGTCGCGACGATGATCAACGAGACCCACGGCACGTGATCGACGCGGAACAGCAGCCACGCCACGCCGCTGGCCGCGAGCGCGATGGCGAGCCATTGCAGCGGACGCGGCCGCTCGTGGAAGAAAATGAAACCCGCCGCGACGTTGAAGAGCGGCACGAGGAAGTAGCCGAGGCTGGAGTCGAGGATGTGGCCGTTGTTCACCGCCCAGATGAACGTCAGCCAGTTGCCCATCAGCAGCGTGCCCGTGGCGAAATTGAAGCCCAGGGTGCGCGCCGAGCGAAACGCGGTCCACACGCTCGCGAGTCGACCTTGCCAGCGCAGCACACCGAGCAGGAACACCAGCGACCACACGGCGCGGTGCATGATGAGCTCCACCGGACTGATGTGCGCGAGGAACTTCCAGTAGATCGGGATGATGCCCCAGAACGTGAACGCCCCGACTGCAGCGAGAGCGCCGCGACGTGCTTCGGGATGCTGTGGTGCGAGAGCCAAGCGAAAAGAGATGCCGCGAGCGGCGCGAGG
This portion of the Opitutia bacterium genome encodes:
- a CDS encoding RNA-binding protein translates to MSNSKLYVGNLSFQTTEEELRAHFEQFGAVTDIYVAMDKFTGRPRGFAFVTMGTPEEAKAAIEKTNGVQLGGRALQVNEARPKEDRPAGGGFGGGGERRGFGGGGRGGFGGGRGGRGGDRGDRGGFGGGRDRY
- a CDS encoding DUF3016 domain-containing protein, whose translation is MKALRPLLILAGALCGTLAFAAEKTSTPSPVEVTFQNPAEFSDFTDSSTSRDSGQEHLMDQMRAHLQDRAAARLAPGQKLQIKFTNVDLAGDFEPWRGPQMNDIRIVKDLYPPRATIEFKLINADGSIAAQGERKLQNLGFLMSSPFPRDDSLRWDKDMLNDWLAQEFPRKK
- a CDS encoding uracil-DNA glycosylase family protein, with amino-acid sequence MHKPVVVGRPVASRILLVGQAPGDKEPVLGRPFAWTAGKTLFKWFNEALGWTEDETRDRIYFAAMCRCFPGKKATGGDRVPDEDEIAACGRWLDAELDLLEPALVLPVGKLAITRFLPPAPLNDIIGKKFRIEHRGRALDCIPLPHPSGASPWHRMEPGKTLLRQALAQVAKHPAIRACV
- the rarD gene encoding EamA family transporter RarD, coding for MALAPQHPEARRGALAAVGAFTFWGIIPIYWKFLAHISPVELIMHRAVWSLVFLLGVLRWQGRLASVWTAFRSARTLGFNFATGTLLMGNWLTFIWAVNNGHILDSSLGYFLVPLFNVAAGFIFFHERPRPLQWLAIALAASGVAWLLFRVDHVPWVSLIIVATWSGYGLIRKKSPMGALDGLTVETLLYLPLTAGYLIWLAAQGKGALGHVSARDHVLVLCSGWITAIPLVWFAYGAVRIRLTTLGLLQYIGPSLAFLLGWLVYHETFDALRAVSFGLIWCGLACYTADSFWSQRKALFG
- a CDS encoding FKBP-type peptidyl-prolyl cis-trans isomerase — translated: MSPVVRRLVFVFASFVLLSGSPLFAQRERLPVEDLEVVESRWPNAKKTSTGLRYIVLKEGDPKSATPQAGDRAAVLYKGMLLDGTVFDQSLDPAHAFKPRVGRDELIPAWDQALTRMHKGDKWLLIVPYELGYGTRGNPPKIPKRATLVFEMELLDFGKDLPLN
- a CDS encoding D-alanyl-D-alanine carboxypeptidase; translated protein: MKFRFRLLLLPLLALTSLALAKTKATTHATPSPGSYAGAIVIDAATGQAIWEDSADVANPPASMTKLMTFAVLHDKLADGSLTLQTMVQVDASDAKMGGTQVYLDPREQFTVEELIYAMMIQSANDAAHALARTAAGSVEGFVEQMNAKARSLGMNSTTFRSPHGLPPPSRRVSEGDLSTPRDFAKLCRYLVQNTDVLKYTSVRERAFAPARAKGPVVMINHNKLLGKIAGVDGLKTGYTEAAGYCLSATAERNGRRIVAVIMGSFGPNRSVDKGRARDLKMIELIDRAFANLPPKPVDLGAAGAPAAHPAASASAADTMPTVKTAAVPAAPATPAAHASNDDSSTAKEPAVVFRVITPATSPKKP
- a CDS encoding acyl-CoA desaturase, which encodes MSSPLASLRRFGASLVQWVDSDYTLESPEAIRAQPDGVNLVRCIPFIVLHLGCLGVIWVGWSWFAVWTAVFLYVVRMFAVTGILHRYFSHKTYSTSRFGQFLLALWAGTTVQRGPLWWAYHHRHHHLHSDDEEDAHSPHVHGFLWSHIGWITSKRNFPTDYSKVKDLTKYPELVWLNRFDIVVPVLFALGLFGLGALLETVAPSLGTSASQLLVWGFFISTTALFHGTASINSFTHLWGKRRFHTTDDSRNSFILAIVCLGEGWHNNHHRYQSSTRNGFYWWEIDPTYYGLKALSLTGFIWGLKSVPKSIYEEAERNAHADTIRRVSISSVQEEINTLRRVVPTAAAIAIATVNSPEVAAQMQKKDGPAIHKDVSELAQQPPATSPQNQNPLPPTT
- a CDS encoding GDSL family lipase, which encodes MLFLGDSITEGWGKAPEVWKANYEKFQAANFGIGGDRTEHVIWRIEDGVLKGVKPKVVVLMLGTNNSGDHTSEQIAAADTKIVELIRANIPEAKVLLLAIFPRGPRKDKDGKIVDDAVKRMQTIHEANTILAKLDDGKNVRFLDIGAKFLGADGKIPDAIMPDQLHPNAAGYQIWADAMRPLLEEMMK
- a CDS encoding ABC transporter permease — protein: MMLSHKIWQTRFGGRDDVVGTTIRLGGAAYQVIGVLPPLGRPFAEVDGVVGKPLELSDATPQQIQNGVGYFEIYARLRPGVTLEQANEELRTIAANDAREQPARADAENVNAYHEVIDDVAGDLRPAFYALLGAVVAVLLIACANNSLHRRRTTGAAGGAARSRGDDDDRAMGGGWRSGRGARSSGVAGGDASSRGERRSAAGDFVFLHVGFSARAGDGRAAPRGGGVVAWVGRCDGGLAGDPQLVGRCAGF
- a CDS encoding DEAD/DEAH box helicase, which encodes MPFKALNLSESVLRGIQAAGYTDPTPIQLRAIPVVLGGGDLIGSAQTGTGKTAAFALPILSRLEKHAAKPRVLVLEPTRELAAQVETAFRDFARFTDLRTVAVFGGVGYGLQRSELRKGVDVICATPGRLMDYVKDGSINLRDIQILVLDEVDRMLDMGFLPVVKDIISRCPRERQTLFFSATVPPEIQAVASFALRNPARVEVGVNRSVNRSINHALYPVALAQKFDLLVALLAKTDFDSVLVFSRTKHGADKIARKLKAANHSVAVLHANRSQNQRIEALAGFKSGKYEVMVATDIAARGIDVAGVTHVINYDVPENPEDYVHRIGRTGRAQAVGDAFTLVTPENADDIRDIQRFIGQKIPELRLEGFDYLPFGVAQPKQPRGQHGGGGHRNGGHRGGGGGGGGGGQRGGFRGGRGGGHPNRDSNGGKVGFSFRGRR